A single Lolium perenne isolate Kyuss_39 chromosome 6, Kyuss_2.0, whole genome shotgun sequence DNA region contains:
- the LOC127310053 gene encoding uncharacterized protein: MAMEGVNGSETPTQTIVVNNETISPTPEIVNIHQTHLPANDDGEDEGVILEEDSEDEEGYVFAGQEEDIDEDVEMEEEDDDSASISSVPDPYDMVYSIIPNSTHMLKPVEDCKFCGAKKFEHESMGFCCRKGKIKLANPETSPNLMRLWTSEEPDARHFRDNISLEHRYRSCRKEQCAKDKEVITHLVNILRDNPYSEHLRSSGGRLCVSVRDYNCYKFQMRPGIFNPILYGKRLFQQFAVDTYIKIENSRLDYIWNHQDTIRADLYQGLVDSLHAGEGSADAVRKRKVLSTSFIGGPRDKRRHYMDAMVLVRKYGKPDIFLTMTCNPNWDEIKRELYPGQTPQDRPDLVVHVFRAKLEELKHKLLKKDILGKVRAYVYVVEFQKRGLPHAHFLLIMEGRYKLTCPEQYDRIISAELPNKKKYHELYKIVVKHMMHGPCGALNPNCPYTEGRPACKNHYPRPYNAATLQGKDSYPQYRRRQDGCRVMVRKEWLDNRWVIPYNPHLLHHFNCHINVEACGSIKAVKYIFKYIYKGHDRASISMSEADKADTNGNIDEIKQYRDARWVTPPEALWRIYGFELSKNSPPVMQLQLHLENMHMVSFKEGQDIQRVVSREGVEKSMLTEYFEANRLHEEARSILYRDFPEWYTWQKGKNKCWKRREVKQDGTPTSRMQVGRIVLAHPAEGERYYLRVLLNHVTGATSYDDLKTVNGQILPSFHEAAERRGLIEGDNTLDDTLTESTQYEMSSSLRRLFATILVFCEPSDLRGLWEKHFDAMSEDYRRNDPSNVAVEQKVLIDIRNMLQSMGKDIKSFPLPDIDEEYDSATGVEREIFEESTIEPNDEDKNIPALLNTDQRATYDVIISAVDGDEGGVFFVDGPGGTRKTFLYRALLATVRGNKQIAIATATSGVAASIMPGGRTAHSRFKIPLSIDDGRFCTFTKQSGTAKFLQSASLIIWVEASMTKRQAVEALDNSMRDIMSRPDLPFGGKMVVFGGDFRQVLPVVRKGSRAQIIGSLLRRSYLWDCMRHLKLVRNMRAHSDPWFAEYLLRIGDGKEEANGDGDIRLPDKICVPCTGKKDTDLDTLIDNVFPSLGANMSDPNYITSRAILSTRNDCVDRINLKMVNRFQGDEMVYRSFDCAVDDPHNYYPPDFLNTLTPNGLPPHLLKLKINCPVILLRNIDPANGLCNGTRLVVRGFQRNVIDAEIVLGQHAGKRVFLPRIPLCPSDDEMFPFQFKRKQFPIKLSFAMTVNKAQGQTIPNAGIYLPEPVFSHGQLYVALSRSTARKNVKILVIPDSGNKEKNSNASKKKSSMGTYTKNIVYKEILTS; this comes from the exons ATGGCCATGGAAGGTGTCAATGGTTCGGAGACACCAACACAAACTATCGTCGTTAACAATG aaactatttctccaacgcCCGAGATTGTTAACATACATCAAACACACTTACCAGCCAACGATGATG GCGAGGACGAGGGTGTCATATTGGAAGAAGACTCCGAAGATGAGGAAGGTTATGTGTTTGCTGGACAAG AAGAGGACATTGATGAGGATGTtgaaatggaggaggaggatgacgactcTGCTTCAATTTCAAGCGTCCCAGATCCATATGACATGGTGTACAGCATAATCCCAAATAGCACGCACATGCTAAAGCCCGTTGAGGACTGCAAATTTTGTGGTGCAAAGAAGTTCGAGCATGAGTCGATGGGGTTTTGCTGCCGTAAAGGGAAGATCAAACTGGCCAACCCAGAGACGTCGCCCAACCTCATGAGGCTTTGGACGAGTGAAGAACCTGATGCTAGGCATTTCCGTGACAACATCAG TTTAGAGCACAGGTATCGTAGCTGCCGCAAAGAGCAGTGCGCGAAAGACAAAGAAGTAATCACACATTTGGTCAACATACTTCGTGACAACCCATACTCTGAACATCTACGAA GTTCCGGCGGCAGACTATGTGTTTCTGTGCGGGACTACAACTGCTACAAATTCCAGATGCGTCCTGGCATATTCAACCCGATCCTCTATGGCAAGCGTCTTTTTCAGCAATTCGCGGTCGACACATATATCAAGATCGAGAACTCACGATTGGACTACATATGGAATCATCAAGATACGATAAGGGCAGACCTGTACCAAGGCTTGGTGGACAGCTTGCATGCTGGTGAGGGTAGTGCGGACGCTGTTAGAAAGCGTAAAGTATTGTCTACATCATTTATCGGTGGTCCACGGGACAAGAGGCGTCATTACATGGATGCTATGGTCTTGGTGCGGAAGTACGGCAAGCCGGACATATTTCTCACAATGACATGCAATCCAAACTGGGATGAGATAAAGCGCGAGCTCTACCCTGGACAGACACCTCAGGATCGCCCAGACCTTGTTGTGCATGTTTTTAGGGCAAAATTAGAGGAACTTAAGCATAAGTTGCTTAAGAAGGACATCCTCGGCAAGGTGAGGGCCTATGTGTACGTGGTGGAGTTCCAAAAGAGGGGCCTTCCACATGCACACTTCTTGCTCATCATGGAGGGGCGATACAAGCTCACGTGCCCTGAGCAGTATGACCGTATTATCTCGGCTGAGCTCCCAAACAAGAAGAAGTATCATGAACTGTATAAGATAGTTGTGAAGCATATGATGCACGGCCCATGCGGTGCTTTGAACCCTAATTGCCCCTACACGGAAGGGCGTCCTGCTTGCAAGAACCACTATCCTCGACCTTACAATGCGGCTACCTTACAGGGAAAGGACTCCTACCCTCAATACAGAAGACGTCAAGATGGTTGTAGAGTAATGGTTCGAAAGGAATGGCTAGATAATAGGTGGGTCATCCCATACAACCCTCACCTTCTGCATCACTTTAATTGTCACATCAATGTTGAGGCATGCGGAAGCATAAAGGCCGTTAAGTACATATTCAAGTACATATACAAGGGCCATGATCGCGCGTCTATTTCAATGAGTGAAGCTGACAAGGCAGATACCAACGGGAACATAGATGAGATCAAACAATATAGAGATGCAAGGTGGGTGACTCCTCCGGAAGCCTTGTGGAGGATATATGGCTTTGAGTTGAGTAAGAACTCGCCACCTGTTATGCAGTTGCAGCTCCATCTGGAAAACATGCACATGGTTTCGTTCAAAGAGGGCCAAGATATCCAACGAGTAGTTAGCCGTGAAGGTGTTGAGAAGTCAATGCTTACAGAGTACTTTGAGGCAAACCGTTTACACGAGGAGGCTCGTTCTATCTTGTATAGGGACTTCCCCGAATGGTATACTTGGCAGAAAGGTAAGAACAAATGTTGGAAGAGAAGGGAAGTAAAACAAGATGGCACACCAACTTCACGAATGCAGGTTGGAAGAATTGTGTTGGCTCATCCAGCAGAGGGGGAACGATATTACCTACGAGTCCTTCTAAACCATGTTACCGGGGCCACCTCTTACGATGACCTAAAGACAGTTAATGGTCAGATCCTACCATCCTTCCATGAAGCTGCAGAGAGAAGGGGGTTGATTGAAGGAGACAACACATTAGATGACACCCTTACTGAATCTACACAATACGAGATGTCATCATCTCTAAGAAGGCTCTTTGCGACAATATTGGTATTCTGTGAGCCAAGCGATCTGCGCGGGCTCTGGGAGAAACACTTCGACGCAATGTCGGAAGACTATCGCCGAAATGATCCATCCAATGTTGCAGTTGAGCAAAAGGTTCTTATAGATATCAGGAATATGCTACAATCAATGGGAAAGGACATAAAGTCATTTCCTCTTCCTGATATCGATGAAGAATATGACAGTGCCACTGGTGTGGAAAGGGAGATCTTTGAGGAGTCCACCATCGAGCCTAATGACGAGGACAAAAATATACCAGCCTTACTTAATACAGACCAGAGGGCCACATATGATGTAATTATTTCTGCGGTTGATGGCGATGAGGGTGGTGTGTTCTTTGTGGATGGACCTGGAGGCACCAGAAAGACTTTTCTGTATAGAGCATTGCTCGCAACGGTACGTGGCAATAAACAGATTGCTATAGCAACAGCTACATCTGGTGTTGCGGCTTCCATAATGCCTGGAGGGAGAACTGCTCATTCACGGTTCAAGATACCGTTAAGCATTGATGATGGTAGGTTTTGTACCTTCACTAAACAGAGCGGTACTGCCAAGTTCCTGCAGTCAGCTTCTCTCATTATTTGGGTTGAGGCTTCCATGACAAAGAGGCAGGCAGTAGAGGCATTGGACAATAGTATGCGCGATATAATGAGCCGACCAGACCTGCCGTTTGGTGGAAAGATGGTTGTGTTCGGTGGAGATTTCAGGCAGGTCCTCCCTGTTGTTCGTAAGGGGTCGAGGGCTCAAATAATTGGTTCGTTGTTACGTAGGTCTTACCTTTGGGATTGCATGCGTCACCTAAAGCTGGTACGCAATATGAGGGCACATAGTGACCCATGGTTTGCAGAGTACCTACTGCGCATCGGTGATGGTAAGGAGGAGGCCAATGGTGATGGTGACATCCGCCTTCCAGACAAGATATGTGTCCCGTGTACTGGGAAGAAGGACACTGACCTTGATACACTAATAGACAATGTATTTCCCAGTCTTGGTGCTAACATGTCAGACCCAAACTACATCACCTCCAGAGCAATCTTGTCGACCCGAAATGATTGCGTGGATAGGATTAATTTGAAGATGGTCAATCGATTCCAAGGAGATGAGATGGTGTACCGTAGCTTTGATTGTGCGGTGGACGACCCTCATAACTACTACCCACCTGACTTTCTTAACACATTGACCCCTAATGGACTGCCCCCACATTTGTTGAAGCTCAAAATCAATTGCCCTGTCATATTGCTCAGAAACATTGACCCCGCAAACGGACTTTGCAATGGCACGAGGCTGGTGGTTCGAGGATTCCAAAGGAATGTCATCGATGCAGAAATTGTGCTAGGCCAACATGCTGGAAAGAGAGTCTTCTTGCCAAGGATCCCCCTTTGCCCCTCCGATGATGAGATGTTCCCTTTTCAATTCAAGAGGAAACAATTCCCTATTAAGCTCAGCTTCGCCATGACGGTCAACAAGGCACAAGGGCAGACTATCCCGAATGCTGGTATTTACTTGCCTGAGCCGGTGTTCTCTCATGGACAGTTGTATGTAGCACTTTCTAGATCCACCGCTAGAAAGAACGTTAAGATTCTTGTCATCCCGGATAGTGGTAACAAAGAAAAGAACTCAAATGCTAGCAAAAAGAAGAGTTCAATGGGTACGTACACGAAGAACATCGTCTACAAAGAGATCCTTACATCGTAG
- the LOC127306159 gene encoding obtusifoliol 14-alpha demethylase produces the protein MEFPSTWWWCGAAALVSIIIVVLSTKITRARYRGTQLPPLVSGAALLALIPTLVKNGMPAVFNHLYAKYGSVFMVSPFGLKMTFLAGPEVTTHFFQGLDSEISHGDLFEFTVPMFGLAIAYAVDVATRNEQKRFHLEALRPSRLAGHVSKMLQEVEGHFGKWGKEGIVDLKLEFERVLMLIASRCFLGKEVRENMFDEITTLFTELGNGMSLGSILFPYLPTPANRRRDRARIRLTEILSEVVESRKRSGRVEEDTLQGLIDSKYKDGRSTSVQEVVGLIISLLFAGKYTSSVASTWTGACLLSHPTFLAAAIEEQEQIAKKYKDGLDYSAVMEMEILHNCIKETLRMHPPALALARKAHTHFTVQTREGKQYEIEPDHPVATLVLVNNNLPYIYKDPQVYDPRRFGPGRKEDIALGKLSYMSFGGGRHVCTGEAYAYMQIKLIWSHLLRNFELELISPFPETDWGNYVAKPKGNLFVRYKRTGSMKSI, from the exons ATGGAGTTCCCAAGTACCTGGTGGTGGTGTGGCGCCGCGGCTCTGGTTTCCATCATCATCGTTGTACTATCCACCAAGATCACAAGAGCAAGGTATCGAGGAACTCAACTTCCACCTCTAGTCAGTGGTGCCGCCCTCCTCGCGCTCATACCCACCCTTGTGAAGAACGGCATGCCTGCTGTGTTCAATCATCTATATGCCAAGTATGGCAGCGTGTTCATGGTCAGTCCCTTTGGGCTGAAGATGACGTTCTTGGCTGGGCCAGAAGTCACCACCCATTTCTTTCAAGGTTTGGACTCCGAGATCAGCCACGGGGATCTCTTCGAGTTCACCGTGCCCATGTTTGGCTTGGCGATTGCTTACGCCGTCGACGTCGCTACTCGGAATGAGCAAAAGCGATTTCACCTTGAAGCGCTCCGGCCATCCAGATTGGCCGGCCATGTTTCTAAGATGCTACAAGAAGTGGAG GGCCACTTTGGCAAATGGGGAAAAGAGGGCATCGTTGATTTAAAGCTTGAGTTCGAGCGGGTACTCATGTTGATCGCGAGCCGATGTTTCCTCGGAAAAGAGGTCCGGGAAAATATGTTTGACGAGATCACCACGCTGTTTACTGAGCTCGGAAATGGCATGAGCTTGGGTAGCATCCTATTTCCATATCTCCCAACTCCAGCAAACCGGCGGCGTGACAGAGCGCGCATCAGGCTGACCGAAATACTATCTGAGGTGGTGGAGTCCCGCAAGAGGTCTGGCAGAGTCGAGGAGGACACGCTGCAGGGATTGATCGACTCCAAGTACAAAGACGGCCGCTCTACATCAGTACAAGAGGTAGTGGGATTGATCATAAGCTTGCTATTTGCTGGAAAATATACCAGCTCTGTCGCCAGCACTTGGACCGGAGCTTGTCTGCTCAGCCACCCAACCTTCTTAGCAGCCGCCATTGAGGAGCAAGAACAAatcgccaagaagtacaaggacgGGCTAGACTACAGTGCTGTCATGGAGATGGAGATACTTCATAATTGCATCAAGGAGACGCTAAGGATGCACCCTCCAGCGCTGGCGCTAGCCCGCAAGGCACATACACACTTCACGGTGCAAACCAGAGAGGGAAAACAGTATGAAATCGAGCCAGACCACCCCGTAGCAACTCTTGTTCTAGTGAACAATAACCTTCCCTACATCTATAAGGACCCTCAGGTATATGACCCGCGCCGGTTTGGCCCGGGAAGGAAAGAGGACATAGCATTAGGCAAGTTATCTTACATGTCATTTGGCGGTGGTCGGCACGTTTGCACCGGCGAGGCCTACGCTTACATGCAGATTAAGCTGATTTGGAGCCATTTGCTAAGGAACTTTGAACTCGAATTGATCTCTCCTTTCCCAGAGACAGACTGGGGCAATTACGTGGCAAAGCCAAAAGGAAATCTGTTCGTAAGATACAAGAGAACCGGTTCCATGAAGTCAatttag